In a single window of the Candidatus Celerinatantimonas neptuna genome:
- the rpoA gene encoding DNA-directed RNA polymerase subunit alpha, which translates to MQGSVTEFLKPRLVDIAQFSPTHAKVTLEPLERGFGHTLGNALRRILLSSMPGCAVTEAEIDGVLHEYSSKEGVQEDVLEILLNLKGIAVKLEGKDEAMLTLTKSGAGPVVAGDITHDGDVEIANPEHVICHLSSDAQINMRIKVERGRGYVPASTRVHSEDEERPIGRLLVDAAFSPISRIAYNVEAARVEQRTDLDKLVIDMETNGTLDPEEAIRRSATILAEQLDAFVDLRDVTEPEEKEEKPEFDPILLRPVDDLELTVRSANCLKAEAIHYIGDLVQRTEVELLKTPNLGKKSLTEIKDVLASRGLSLGMRLENWPPASIAEK; encoded by the coding sequence GTTTTGGTCACACACTTGGTAATGCGCTTCGTCGTATTTTACTTTCTTCTATGCCTGGTTGCGCTGTTACTGAGGCAGAGATTGACGGCGTGTTGCATGAGTACAGCAGTAAGGAAGGTGTTCAGGAAGATGTTTTAGAAATCTTACTGAATCTAAAAGGTATTGCTGTGAAGCTCGAAGGTAAGGATGAAGCGATGCTGACGCTTACCAAATCTGGTGCAGGCCCGGTCGTCGCTGGTGATATCACCCATGATGGTGATGTTGAAATTGCTAATCCCGAGCACGTTATTTGTCATTTGAGCAGTGATGCTCAAATTAACATGCGGATTAAGGTTGAGCGGGGTCGTGGATATGTTCCTGCCTCTACTCGAGTTCATTCTGAAGATGAGGAACGTCCAATTGGTCGATTGCTGGTTGATGCAGCATTCAGCCCAATTTCTCGAATTGCTTATAATGTTGAGGCGGCTCGTGTCGAACAACGTACGGATCTGGATAAATTGGTTATTGATATGGAAACCAATGGGACTTTAGATCCTGAAGAAGCAATTCGTCGTTCAGCAACTATCCTGGCTGAGCAGCTTGACGCGTTCGTTGATTTGCGTGATGTAACTGAGCCTGAAGAGAAAGAAGAAAAACCTGAATTTGATCCAATTCTGCTACGTCCTGTTGATGACTTAGAATTGACTGTTCGTTCCGCTAACTGTTTGAAAGCAGAAGCGATTCATTATATTGGTGATTTGGTTCAGCGTACTGAGGTTGAGTTGTTGAAAACACCTAACCTTGGTAAGAAATCTTTGACTGAAATTAAAGATGTCCTGGCAAGCCGTGGGTTGTCTCTGGGTATGCGCCTAGAGAATTGGCCTCCCGCCAGTATTGCTGAGAAGTAA
- the rplQ gene encoding 50S ribosomal protein L17, whose translation MRHRKSGRQLNRNSSHRQAMFRNMASSLVRHEVIKTTLPKAKELRRVVEPLITLAKNDSVANRRLAFARTRDKEVVGKLFSDLGPRFQERAGGYTRILKCGFRAGDNAPMAYIELVDRAESSEEAAE comes from the coding sequence ATGCGCCATCGTAAGAGTGGTCGTCAATTGAACCGGAATAGTAGCCATCGTCAGGCTATGTTCCGCAATATGGCCAGTTCATTGGTTCGCCATGAAGTTATCAAGACAACATTGCCGAAAGCTAAAGAACTTCGCCGTGTTGTTGAGCCTTTGATCACATTGGCTAAAAATGACAGTGTTGCTAACCGCCGTCTGGCTTTCGCGCGTACTCGCGACAAAGAAGTGGTTGGTAAACTGTTTTCAGACTTGGGCCCTCGTTTTCAAGAACGTGCAGGTGGTTACACTCGTATCTTGAAATGTGGTTTCCGGGCTGGTGATAACGCTCCAATGGCTTATATCGAATTGGTTGATCGTGCAGAGTCTTCAGAAGAAGCTGCAGAATAA